In Piliocolobus tephrosceles isolate RC106 chromosome 12, ASM277652v3, whole genome shotgun sequence, one DNA window encodes the following:
- the BEX1 gene encoding protein BEX1 codes for MESKEKRAVNNLSMENTNQENEVKEQVANKGEPLALPLDAGEYCVPRGNRRRFRVRQPILQYRWDMMHRLGEPQARMREENMERIGEEVRQLMEKLREKQLSHSLRAVSTDPPHHDHHDEFCLMP; via the coding sequence ATGGAGTCCAAAGAGAAACGAGCGGTAAACAATCTCAGCATGGAAAATACCaatcaagaaaatgaagtaaaggaGCAAGTTGCTAATAAAGGGGAGCCTTTGGCCCTCCCTTTGGATGCTGGTGAATACTGTGTGCCTAGAGGAAATCGTAGGCGGTTCCGCGTTAGGCAGCCCATCCTGCAGTATAGATGGGATATGATGCATAGGCTTGGAGAACCACAGGCAAGGATGAGGGAAGAGAATATGGAAAGGATTGGGGAGGAGGTGAGACAGCTGATGGAAAAGCTGAGGGAAAAGCAGTTGAGTCATAGTCTGCGGGCAGTCAGCACTGATCCCCCTCACCATGACCATCACGATGAGTTTTGCCTTATGCCCTGA